TCGGCGATAAGAGCCTTTCTCGATTTTGTCAGTATCACAAAGCAATGTTCACATTAATTCTTAACCATCTATACGCAGAAGACGGCATTGGTGAGATGCTTAAGGAGTGGTTACATGAGTAACGTCATTCGACCCGATACATTCTCGTTGGAAGAAGACGGATTTTCGACCTCTGGTTTTTATCAAATCCGCAAAGATAAAGGAACGAGCGACAGTCGTTACTTAGAACAGGTCTTCCTTGCAAAGGAGCAACAAGCGCACCTGAATTCTGCTAGTGACGATTTTGTTGGTGTTATCACTCATTCGACATTACATAATTCTGTAGATGATGGCGATGTGGTTAACATAAACCAGTTTGGACAGTTGCGGGTTATTTTGTCGCGAAGAGTCAATCACAACACACTGCTTGTAACCGAGCGCTGCAATAACCTTTGCTTATTTTGTTCGCAACCTCCACGAGAGGAAAGGGATGACTGGTTGTTGTCATACGGAGCGCTCGCTCTAGCCGCATTTGGGTTTGATGGTGATGTTGGTATTAGTGGTGGGGAGCCACTATTGTACGGTGATGCTTTTATCAAATTTCTGGAGTTTGTCTCAGACCATGCTCCCAACACTCGTTTACATGTCCTGACCAATGGGCGGGCATTTTCAGATTCAGAATTTACTGGACAGCTGGCTTTGATGGCTAGTCGCCTCGATATCACCTTCGGTATTCCTCTCTATTCGGTGAGAGGCCGAATTCATGATCATCTAGTTGGAAGAGATGGCGCGTTTTCACAAACGGTCGTTGGGATGATTAACGCTGGAAACTCAGGCATTAAGATGGAAGTGCGCTTCATTCCGACTCAACACAACGCTAGCGAGTTACCACAAGTTGCCGAATACGTTGCTCGTGTTTTTTCTGGTGTTGTGCAGTTGTCGATAATGAACCTGGAAGCGACTGGTTGGGCTAAAAGAAACTGGTCAGCGCTAAAGTGTGCTCCAGAAGATTATGAAGACGCCCTGATAAAGGGCCTGTTGACTGCTGAAATGGCCGGGTTAAATCCGACGCTGTTTAATTTTCCACTTTGTCATTTACCTTCTTCAATCAGGTCGTACGCTGTCAAATCTATATCAGACTGGAAGAACTACTACCCTAGTGAGTGTTCAGATTGCCAATTAAAAGACAGTTGTGGAGGTTATTTTTCATCGTCTCGTGGAAAGTATCATGCATCACCAAGGAGAATAATATGAAAAGGAATTTCAATCTAGCTGCCTTACTACCAGGTTTCTTCGCGTTAAACTCAGGTGCCAACGCAGGTACTGCAGCACCGGAGGAGCTCGATGTTAAAGATGAATTGTTACTAGACAAGGTTGTGTTAGCGCCACTAAATGAGGCTATTCCCCTATACATCGCTGCGCATCGGAGCCACAGTAGCCACAGAAGTCATAGTTCCCATCGGTCGTCCGCGGGGTCGACCTATAGTGCTCCAGTTAAAAAGCAAAAATCCCAACCTCTTACTCAACCTTCTACCCCGAGTTATACAGCGCCTGCAACCAAACGACCAGTATCTACTGCAGAGGAATTAGAAAAACGTAAGGAGCTTATCATCCGCGTTCAGTTCGCACTCTATACAAGTGGTTACTACAAGGGAATCATAGATGGGATTATGGGCAAGCAAACTCGTAAAGCATTAAATGCCTATCGAGTGGACAACAATATACCTGTTTCGCAAACCCTTGATACGGTGACATTGAATTCACTAGGGATTATTGCGCGATGAAGCGTGTTTTTTACTTCATTATTTCACTGTGTTGTATCGCCTGGATAGGAATCTATGTGGTTTCACCCGTGTTTGCATACTTCTATTATAAAAATCAGTTTATGGAGCAAACCGCTGAGTGTTCTCTGGCGATGGATGAGACTTGGTATATTGAGCAATTGGAATCAAACACATTGAACCAAACAGCAAAAGTACATTTATTGGCGTGCCACGAATATGACAAAACTCGGAAGATCATGCTTGCAATGCGAGTACCAGAGTCTGTACTTGGTTACCTTGGACTGGAGGCAATAGAGCTGCACCAACGCTCTATTGAACCATTGATAGAGCAACATAGGTTTAGGGAGAGGTAAATGTGAAAGCCTGGCTTCTTGTTATGTTTGCGTCATTCCAGGTTAGCGCTATGTCTCTGGATGAGACATTAAGGGTGGCTATTCAAGCGTTTGAGCTTGAAGGGAATGTTTGTTCAAAGCCGTTGGTGAAAGAACCTTCGTATTTGGCAGATGTGGGCAAAGTGGTATTTGAACGCCCTGTGTTGAGTGGGGATAAGGATACTGCTTGTGCTAATTGCCATCTTGATAACAAGGCACTCACTGATGGGCTACCTTTAGCGATTGGTGTTGGAGGGATAGGTGAAGGTGAGGAGAGGTTAGCTAGTGATGGCGCAGTTGTGCCGCGTAACGCTTTTACTCTTTTTGCTCGGGGTGATAGCCGATTCAATACGTTCTTTTGGGATGGTAAGGTTCAAGCTATTGACGGAAAGATTTTTTCACCCGTTGGCGAGGGGAGATCGTTGGGCTTTGATTCTGCGCTCGCTGTTGCGGCAGTTTTACCACTGTTGGCTCGTGACGAGTTTCTCGGGACCAGTAAACGATTCAATACCAATCGGCATGTCGACCTAGTTGAGTCACAATACTATGCTGACAAGGTGCCTGCTCAAAATACCTTCATTCAAGAAAGGCTACTCGAAAAAAATGATCCTGATGTTCGAATGCTGCTGGCCGCAATGGAATCTGCCAACATACCTCAGGCAGACCTGACGTTACCTTTGGTTGGTAATGCATTGGCAAGCTTCATAAGGCAGAAGATCAGTGAGGAGTGTACGCCTTCAGCTTGGGAACAATACATAAATGGCGATACGTCTGCATTGTCAGAAGTGCAAAAACGCGGTGCCATACTTTTTTATGGTAAGGCGCGTTGTGCTTCTTGTCATTCTGGGGACTTAATGAGTGATATGTCGTTTCATTCAATTGGTGTTCCTCAGGGAAATCAAGGCCCCCACATGTTTGGACAAGATTTTGGTCGAGCACTGGTGACTCTGGACAACAGTGATAGATATGCGTTTAGAACGCCTTCATTGGTAGCGGTATCTAAAACGGCTCCATATGGACATAATGGTATTTTTCCTACATTGAAAGGGGTGGTTAAGCATCATATCAGTCCCATTTTCTACTATCGGGATCCGACAGTCTCCGATCAAATGATTCTCGATAATAATGAATCGCTGGACAGACGCAGTGACATGCTACGCTGGATTAGAGTGGATGAAAGTGAGCTTAGTCAGTTGCTGACATTTCTGGATGCCCTGTAGAGCTAGGTTGTTATAGGAATTACTTGCTTGGTGTAAATGATAGGAACTGCTAACGCTTAACTCCAGAATGCAAAGGTTTTTAGGAGAGCGGCATCTGGTAACAGGTGTTGCCTATCCGACAGAATTGTTTCATTCGGCACCTTCTAGCACGAAAGTGCCCCATTGTGAGTAGAGGCGAAACCTCACTAGAAAATGATACCTGTGAGGTTTCAATACATTTTCTAATGACTATTTCTATAATACTTCGGAAAACGTTACTAGAGGTACGCGAGGTGATGCTGCATTCAACGCAATTTTATGAATCATCGCATCTGTAGTTGTGCAACAGTCTTCAATAATTGACACTTTATATTTTTCTGCTTTCTTTGATATAGCAGTATGCGTAACGCAATTTTGTGTCATCATCCCGCATATCAGTAACTCATCAATATCAAACTTTTCCAGTGATTTCTCTAAATGAGTTTGATAAAAGCTATCTGCATGCTGTTTCTGTATGACATCTGCATTAGGGCATATCGCGATTATTTCTGGGTGGATATTCGCTCCTTCACTACCTTTTTTAAAGAAAGGTGCCATTCCCTTAGGAGCCGAAGATACGTGTTGGATAAGAAAGACTGGAATATGCTGTTGGTTAGCTTTAGCAATTAATTCTTTAATGTTTATCAGGATCTTATCTGTATTCCATAATGGGAATTTACCTTTAGGGAAGTAATCATTTTGTATATCAATTATAAGTAATGCAGTTTTGTTCATTTTTGATTTCCTTTTGTTTTAACTTTTTGTTCAGGAAAATTATGAGCAACTTGCTGTAGTCTTTTTAGTGGTTAAAATGACATAAAAAGGGCAAAAACCGACACGCGTATAGAGTCGTATGAAAAAAATATCCATTGGAATTTGTGAGTATCCTTCTGTATTGAAGTCTGCGGTTTATGGTCTTGAAGAATTGTTTTTACTAGCAAGCAGAGTTTGTCGAGAGCAAGGTATTGATGTTTTGTTTGAGCCAATCATTATCCCACATACTGATCTGATAGAAGATAGTTTTACAGTTGTTATATTACCGCCAGCTTCAATTGATTATTATTACTTAGCACCTGAAGCCAAACATATTGAATGGCTTAGAAAGCAATATTCCAAAGGTACAGTTCTATCATCTGCTTGCGCGGGGGTATTTATTTTGGCGGCAACGAACTTGCTTGGGAAAAGAGAAGTGACAACCCATTGGGCGTTAGCAGAAACATTTACCAGAATGTTTACGGAGATTCCTCTTAACAGCAATAAGATATTGATCGATCACGGTGACATAGTGACGGCGGGCGGTATGATGTCGTGGCTGGATCTCGGGTTTGAACTGGTCTCTAAATATTCTTCTCCCAGGGTTGTTCGCCAACTTGGTAAAACACTTGTTATCGACACCGTGCAGAGAGAACAGA
The Vibrio gangliei genome window above contains:
- a CDS encoding TIGR03982 family His-Xaa-Ser system protein, with amino-acid sequence MKRVFYFIISLCCIAWIGIYVVSPVFAYFYYKNQFMEQTAECSLAMDETWYIEQLESNTLNQTAKVHLLACHEYDKTRKIMLAMRVPESVLGYLGLEAIELHQRSIEPLIEQHRFRER
- the hxsA gene encoding His-Xaa-Ser repeat protein HxsA — translated: MKRNFNLAALLPGFFALNSGANAGTAAPEELDVKDELLLDKVVLAPLNEAIPLYIAAHRSHSSHRSHSSHRSSAGSTYSAPVKKQKSQPLTQPSTPSYTAPATKRPVSTAEELEKRKELIIRVQFALYTSGYYKGIIDGIMGKQTRKALNAYRVDNNIPVSQTLDTVTLNSLGIIAR
- the hxsC gene encoding His-Xaa-Ser system radical SAM maturase HxsC, whose protein sequence is MSNVIRPDTFSLEEDGFSTSGFYQIRKDKGTSDSRYLEQVFLAKEQQAHLNSASDDFVGVITHSTLHNSVDDGDVVNINQFGQLRVILSRRVNHNTLLVTERCNNLCLFCSQPPREERDDWLLSYGALALAAFGFDGDVGISGGEPLLYGDAFIKFLEFVSDHAPNTRLHVLTNGRAFSDSEFTGQLALMASRLDITFGIPLYSVRGRIHDHLVGRDGAFSQTVVGMINAGNSGIKMEVRFIPTQHNASELPQVAEYVARVFSGVVQLSIMNLEATGWAKRNWSALKCAPEDYEDALIKGLLTAEMAGLNPTLFNFPLCHLPSSIRSYAVKSISDWKNYYPSECSDCQLKDSCGGYFSSSRGKYHASPRRII
- a CDS encoding cysteine hydrolase family protein, translated to MNKTALLIIDIQNDYFPKGKFPLWNTDKILINIKELIAKANQQHIPVFLIQHVSSAPKGMAPFFKKGSEGANIHPEIIAICPNADVIQKQHADSFYQTHLEKSLEKFDIDELLICGMMTQNCVTHTAISKKAEKYKVSIIEDCCTTTDAMIHKIALNAASPRVPLVTFSEVL
- a CDS encoding GlxA family transcriptional regulator, which encodes MKKISIGICEYPSVLKSAVYGLEELFLLASRVCREQGIDVLFEPIIIPHTDLIEDSFTVVILPPASIDYYYLAPEAKHIEWLRKQYSKGTVLSSACAGVFILAATNLLGKREVTTHWALAETFTRMFTEIPLNSNKILIDHGDIVTAGGMMSWLDLGFELVSKYSSPRVVRQLGKTLVIDTVQREQSYYQQFKPSFAHGDMVIVSVQQIMHQGHMEPLSIHQLAKQVNLTERTMQRRFLKATGYNPNQYLQRLRIQNACDYLESTKHSFEWIANQVGYEDISACRKAFINIVGLTPREFRKRFS
- a CDS encoding His-Xaa-Ser system-associated MauG-like protein, whose protein sequence is MKAWLLVMFASFQVSAMSLDETLRVAIQAFELEGNVCSKPLVKEPSYLADVGKVVFERPVLSGDKDTACANCHLDNKALTDGLPLAIGVGGIGEGEERLASDGAVVPRNAFTLFARGDSRFNTFFWDGKVQAIDGKIFSPVGEGRSLGFDSALAVAAVLPLLARDEFLGTSKRFNTNRHVDLVESQYYADKVPAQNTFIQERLLEKNDPDVRMLLAAMESANIPQADLTLPLVGNALASFIRQKISEECTPSAWEQYINGDTSALSEVQKRGAILFYGKARCASCHSGDLMSDMSFHSIGVPQGNQGPHMFGQDFGRALVTLDNSDRYAFRTPSLVAVSKTAPYGHNGIFPTLKGVVKHHISPIFYYRDPTVSDQMILDNNESLDRRSDMLRWIRVDESELSQLLTFLDAL